One part of the Terriglobales bacterium genome encodes these proteins:
- a CDS encoding PilZ domain-containing protein, which produces MHNIEKRKYERVSLPQKSGAYVEDANGKRLGALRVIGQGGLFCECDPKSYRAGEMVLLRIVDPSEGIERNLSCEVRYTEDKGIGFAFEDLGPDSAVEIGVIIGKYYSAGKK; this is translated from the coding sequence ATGCACAACATCGAAAAGCGGAAGTACGAGCGCGTTTCACTGCCACAGAAATCGGGCGCATACGTCGAGGACGCCAACGGAAAACGTTTAGGTGCCCTTCGAGTAATCGGGCAAGGCGGGCTCTTCTGCGAGTGCGACCCCAAAAGCTATCGTGCCGGAGAGATGGTGTTGCTCCGCATTGTCGATCCGAGCGAGGGCATTGAGCGCAACCTGAGTTGCGAAGTTCGATATACCGAAGACAAGGGCATTGGCTTCGCGTTCGAAGATCTCGGCCCAGATTCCGCAGTCGAAATCGGCGTGATCATCGGCAAGTACTATTCCGCAGGCAAGAAGTAG
- the smc gene encoding chromosome segregation protein SMC — protein sequence MLKLKKLQILGFKSFCDRTELKFHGDGIAAIVGPNGCGKSNVSDAISWVLGEQSARSLRGARMEDVIFAGTRDRKPTGMAEVSLTLIDPDVYEGNSSGAPEIDIQDELSAEDWDEASVRSSAAEDAARAEEETRPGQFIDAEGNIVAEPADDQPTEVSADAESPESPTVEHPESGNQVPGSTTPEPEVVLKIRRRKFKTQFRAGEIVVTRRLFRSGESEYLLNGKLCRLRDIQDIFMGTGLGPESYAIIEQGRIGQILSSKPHDRRAILEEAAGITKFKTKKRLAELRLEQSRQNLSRINDIFDEVTRQMNSLKRQAAKAERYGRLRDEMREKLRIVLASKLAQMTRENASLEEQIRALTEELNNRTASLGEMETAHTAAVERGYAIDGEIRTVRERLGAIEVEAGRVSSRRYNNQERCADLAAQSVSNQAELERIQVRFEDLAAEEVDNRAVLESAAADVELAEQQHRFEQEQVAEAGRQLFDLEQQQELRRKSAYEVMSAVTRVRSEISQTEEHLASLAAQRERIASDAEATTAEAESLGGRRGQVTMEFESITDTVNALSARIAEVRTALEEKRAMELECKRHVDGLRGELATAMGKKASIEALLRDHGYSTESVKRLLKANALEGGLAPAGILADFLEVDDQYEGVIDDFFRDELNYIVVKSWNAAEEGMRLLKGDADGRATFLVHPNDSQAKFSFLVDENAQRTPAGDSIVPLTRCIRVLNGFGKSLEVILPKLRDGYITPDSSVARELALENPDAFFLSPSGETFHNVTVTGGKQRTEGPLSLKRELRDISRTVQALEGALRNEELRVQMLAREVAELAALLERLQDERREAEKDAHSSGVALKQMEAELSRTEQRLHQFRLEMDRIQQQQSGKEELLAFKREELERHEVNQCELQLELNNAQQALAENRATRDTALQRAAEAKARLAGLEERRRAAATALERINRMVAEVRSRIETLESQIAGAAAEKHEREQENVRLAEVLISLHAERESGELKAAELQRAGEQTRLLATELDASLRTARQELDALRDRRSELSTTLARLQSDMQHLAQTCLQELSLTSDVLLADTSIAMVEGEALAQEEELYREMRTRLDNMGPVNMMALEEYKETAQRHEFLEVQRKDLLDSIENTQNTIREIDEFSKQKFDEAFAKINENFQVTFRKLFGGGHGFMKLTDEENSAESGIDIVASPPGKKLQNVLLLSGGEKALTALSLLVGIFQYQPSPFCILDEVDAPLDESNVGRFTELVREMSDRTQFIVITHHKRTISSSPVLYGVTMQEPGVSKIVSVRFGEEQAKVQMAATA from the coding sequence GTGCTTAAGCTGAAAAAGCTTCAGATCCTCGGTTTCAAATCGTTCTGCGACCGTACCGAACTCAAGTTTCACGGCGACGGTATTGCCGCCATCGTGGGCCCCAACGGCTGTGGGAAGTCGAACGTCTCAGACGCCATCTCCTGGGTGCTGGGCGAACAATCAGCACGCAGTTTGCGTGGCGCGCGAATGGAAGACGTGATCTTCGCCGGAACGCGCGACCGCAAGCCCACCGGCATGGCTGAAGTGTCACTCACGCTGATCGATCCCGACGTGTATGAGGGCAATTCCAGCGGAGCTCCCGAAATTGATATCCAGGACGAACTGTCTGCCGAAGATTGGGATGAAGCCAGCGTTCGTTCGTCTGCGGCAGAAGACGCAGCTCGAGCGGAAGAGGAAACCCGGCCAGGACAGTTCATTGATGCCGAAGGCAACATCGTGGCGGAGCCTGCGGACGATCAACCCACTGAAGTGAGTGCTGATGCTGAGTCGCCCGAGAGTCCCACAGTGGAGCATCCCGAATCGGGAAATCAGGTTCCGGGATCCACAACGCCTGAACCTGAAGTGGTGCTGAAGATTCGCCGCCGAAAGTTCAAGACTCAATTCCGAGCTGGCGAGATTGTCGTCACACGGCGTCTCTTCCGCTCCGGTGAGAGCGAGTACTTGCTGAACGGAAAGCTATGCCGGCTGCGCGACATTCAAGACATCTTCATGGGCACAGGACTTGGCCCTGAGTCCTACGCCATCATCGAACAGGGGCGCATCGGACAAATCCTGTCGAGCAAGCCTCATGATCGCCGCGCCATCCTCGAAGAGGCAGCGGGAATTACGAAGTTCAAGACGAAGAAGCGTCTCGCCGAGCTTCGGCTGGAGCAGTCGCGCCAAAATCTTTCGCGCATCAATGACATCTTCGACGAGGTCACGAGGCAAATGAACTCGCTCAAGCGCCAGGCGGCAAAGGCCGAGCGCTATGGCAGGCTGCGCGATGAGATGCGAGAGAAGTTGCGGATCGTGCTTGCCAGCAAGCTGGCTCAGATGACTCGCGAAAACGCTTCGCTGGAGGAACAGATTCGGGCTCTCACCGAAGAACTGAACAATCGCACGGCGTCGTTGGGTGAGATGGAGACAGCGCACACCGCTGCAGTAGAACGCGGATACGCAATCGATGGCGAGATACGCACTGTGCGCGAACGCCTCGGAGCTATCGAGGTTGAAGCTGGTCGCGTGAGCTCGCGGCGCTACAACAACCAGGAGCGGTGCGCGGATCTGGCGGCACAGAGCGTATCAAATCAGGCTGAACTGGAGCGCATTCAGGTCCGTTTCGAAGACCTGGCAGCTGAGGAAGTTGATAACCGGGCGGTGCTCGAGTCCGCCGCGGCGGACGTCGAGCTCGCGGAACAACAGCATCGATTCGAGCAGGAGCAGGTGGCCGAAGCTGGACGGCAGCTCTTTGATCTTGAGCAACAGCAGGAACTGCGACGCAAATCGGCATATGAAGTGATGTCGGCGGTGACCCGGGTCCGTAGCGAAATTTCACAGACCGAAGAGCATCTAGCGTCGCTTGCCGCGCAACGAGAACGGATCGCGTCCGACGCAGAAGCGACTACCGCCGAAGCGGAATCACTCGGAGGCCGGCGCGGCCAGGTGACGATGGAGTTCGAGTCCATCACGGACACGGTGAACGCATTATCGGCTCGCATCGCGGAAGTCCGGACTGCGCTTGAAGAAAAGCGAGCGATGGAATTGGAGTGCAAGCGCCACGTCGATGGACTTCGCGGGGAACTTGCGACCGCCATGGGCAAGAAAGCGTCGATCGAGGCTTTGCTCAGGGACCACGGCTATTCAACCGAGTCGGTCAAGCGATTGCTGAAGGCAAACGCTCTCGAAGGTGGATTAGCTCCTGCTGGAATCCTTGCCGACTTTCTCGAAGTCGATGACCAATACGAAGGCGTAATCGACGACTTTTTCCGCGATGAGTTGAACTACATCGTAGTGAAGTCGTGGAACGCAGCCGAGGAAGGCATGCGCCTGCTCAAGGGCGACGCCGATGGCCGCGCAACTTTCCTGGTCCATCCGAATGACTCTCAGGCAAAGTTTTCGTTTCTAGTGGATGAGAACGCACAGCGTACTCCGGCGGGCGATTCCATAGTGCCGCTCACGCGCTGCATTCGCGTCCTGAACGGATTTGGCAAGTCGCTGGAAGTAATCTTGCCGAAGCTTCGTGACGGTTACATCACGCCCGACTCGTCGGTCGCCCGCGAATTGGCGCTTGAGAACCCGGACGCATTCTTCCTCTCGCCCTCCGGCGAAACCTTCCACAACGTCACGGTCACAGGTGGCAAGCAGCGCACTGAGGGCCCTCTGTCTCTGAAACGTGAGCTCCGCGATATCAGCCGCACCGTGCAAGCGCTCGAAGGCGCATTGCGCAACGAAGAACTACGAGTACAGATGCTCGCGAGAGAGGTTGCTGAACTCGCGGCCTTGCTCGAACGGCTCCAGGATGAACGACGCGAAGCCGAGAAGGATGCTCATAGCTCCGGCGTCGCCCTCAAGCAGATGGAGGCTGAGCTTTCACGAACAGAACAGCGCCTGCACCAGTTCCGCCTCGAAATGGATCGAATCCAGCAGCAGCAATCGGGGAAGGAAGAGTTGCTTGCGTTTAAACGCGAGGAACTGGAGCGGCACGAAGTCAACCAGTGTGAACTGCAGTTGGAGTTGAACAACGCACAGCAAGCGCTCGCCGAAAATCGTGCGACGCGTGACACTGCCCTGCAACGCGCGGCCGAGGCCAAGGCCCGCCTCGCCGGATTGGAAGAGCGCCGTCGAGCAGCCGCCACTGCTTTGGAGCGAATCAATCGCATGGTTGCAGAAGTGCGGTCGAGGATTGAGACTCTGGAATCGCAGATTGCAGGTGCCGCAGCGGAGAAGCACGAGCGCGAGCAGGAGAACGTCCGCTTGGCGGAAGTCCTGATCTCGCTGCACGCAGAGCGCGAAAGCGGCGAGTTGAAAGCCGCCGAACTGCAGCGAGCTGGAGAACAAACGCGTCTGCTCGCCACCGAGCTCGATGCGTCTCTACGCACTGCGCGCCAGGAACTCGATGCGCTCCGCGATCGGCGCAGCGAGCTCTCGACAACGCTCGCCAGACTTCAGTCTGACATGCAGCATTTGGCTCAGACCTGCCTGCAAGAGCTGTCGCTTACAAGCGACGTTCTGCTCGCTGACACCTCCATCGCAATGGTCGAAGGCGAAGCTCTCGCGCAGGAAGAGGAACTCTATCGTGAGATGCGAACGAGGCTAGACAACATGGGCCCGGTAAACATGATGGCTCTGGAGGAATACAAAGAGACTGCCCAGCGTCACGAGTTCCTGGAAGTCCAGCGCAAAGACTTGCTGGACTCAATCGAGAACACGCAAAACACGATTCGTGAAATCGACGAGTTCTCAAAGCAGAAGTTCGACGAGGCCTTCGCCAAGATCAACGAGAACTTCCAGGTCACCTTCCGCAAGCTCTTCGGCGGCGGGCATGGATTCATGAAGCTCACCGACGAAGAGAACTCCGCGGAGAGCGGTATCGACATCGTTGCTTCACCGCCGGGAAAGAAACTTCAGAATGTATTGCTGCTTTCCGGCGGCGAGAAGGCTCTGACTGCTCTGTCGCTACTCGTTGGCATCTTCCAATATCAGCCG